The following are encoded in a window of Oncorhynchus mykiss isolate Arlee chromosome Y, USDA_OmykA_1.1, whole genome shotgun sequence genomic DNA:
- the hapln1b gene encoding hyaluronan and proteoglycan link protein 1 translates to MLPALICALVSLSLADNFDTAYPELEHYRTIYVQENGPQLSVVTEQSKVVSRRGGNATLPCKFHRDASLPANPKLRIKWTKLTSDYLKEVDVFVAMGFHKRSYGRFHGRVYLQDSAPTDASLVITELTLEDYGRYKCEVIDGLEDGTGVVSLDLQGIVYPYFPRLGRYNLNFFDAERACREQDSIVASFDQLYEAWRGGLDWCNAGWLSDGSVQYPITTPREPCGGKNTVPGVRNYGLRDKEKNRYDVFCFTSNYKGRFYYLIHPSKLTYDEAVVACQKDGAQIAKVGQMYAAWKLLGYDRCDAGWLADGSVRYPITRPRRRCSPTEAAVRFNGYPDKKHKLYGVYCFKGHN, encoded by the exons AGAATGGCCCTCAGCTCTCTGTGGTGACGGAGCAGTCCAAGGTGGTGTCGAGGCGGGGGGGTAATGCCACCCTGCCCTGTAAATTCCACAGGGATGCGTCACTGCCGGCCAACCCCAAACTGAGGATCAAATGGACTAAGCTGACCTCAGACTACCTCAAAGAG GTGGATGTCTTCGTTGCCATGGGTTTCCACAAGCGGAGCTACGGACGTTTCCACGGGCGCGTCTACCTACAGGACTCGGCCCCCACAGATGCGTCGTTGGTCATCACAGAACTCACACTGGAGGATTATGGGAGATATAAGTGTGAGGTCATCGACGGGTTGGAAGATGGAACAGGCGTGGTGTCCCTGGACCTGCAAG gtatCGTCTACCCATACTTCCCTCGGCTTGGTCGTTACAACCTGAACTTCTTTGATGCCGAGCGGGCGTGTCGCGAGCAGGACTCCATCGTGGCGTCGTTTGACCAGCTGTACGAGGCGTGGCGTGGGGGGTTAGACTGGTGCAACGCTGGTTGGCTGAGTGACGGATCCGTCCAGTACCCCATCACCACCCCCAGGGAGCCCTGTGGGGGCAAGAACACTGTCCCCGGGGTACGCAACTACGGCCTCAGAGACAAGGAGAAGAACAGATACGACGTGTTCTGTTTCACCTCCAActacaaag GGCGGTTCTACTACCTGATCCACCCCTCCAAGCTTACATATGACGAGGCTGTGGTTGCGTGTCAGAAGGACGGAGCTCAGATTGCCAAGGTGGGCCAGATGTATGCCGCCTGGAAGCTATTGGGCTACGACCGCTGTGACGCCGGCTGGTTGGCTGACGGGAGCGTCCGTTACCCCATCACCCGCCCCCGTAGGCGCTGCAGCCCAACGGAAGCTGCCGTGAGGTTCAACGGTTACCCCGACAAGAAACACAAGCTGTACGGAGTCTACTGCTTCAAGGGCCACAACTGA